In Synechococcus sp. CC9616, the following are encoded in one genomic region:
- a CDS encoding AI-2E family transporter yields the protein MPIWPSWLRLGLLLPVLGLNAFVIKRVLVQFAPFPGLFLTAALIAFLLDLPCRWLIARGVQRGLAIALVVLLTIGLLVLAAVELVPLLVEQLSQLISASPALLSAAEQLVNKGQDWAVNHGLPTDFADLSSDLITQFSRVATQISQRLLGILGATVGTTINLVIVLVLAVFLLLGGDSITAGLALWLPLRWRGLVTNTLDRTFRGYFAGQVLLALILSGGQLLVFSLLQIPYGVLFAVLIGFTTLIPYASALTIVFVSAILAVQDLQTGFVLLAAAITVGQIVDQVIQPRLMGSIVGLQPAWLLIALPLGARFGGIFGVGDLLGLLLAVPVASCIKTLADAAREDFSEQESPPVPQAP from the coding sequence ATGCCGATCTGGCCTTCCTGGCTGCGCCTGGGACTGTTGTTGCCTGTGCTGGGCCTCAACGCCTTCGTGATCAAGCGAGTGCTGGTTCAGTTCGCGCCCTTTCCGGGACTGTTCCTCACCGCTGCTCTGATCGCGTTTCTGCTCGATCTTCCCTGCCGCTGGCTGATCGCGCGCGGCGTGCAGCGCGGGCTGGCGATCGCCTTGGTGGTTCTGCTCACCATCGGTTTGCTGGTGCTGGCAGCTGTTGAGCTGGTGCCGCTGCTTGTGGAACAGCTCAGCCAGTTGATCAGTGCCTCACCAGCCCTGCTCAGCGCCGCAGAACAGCTGGTGAACAAGGGGCAGGACTGGGCCGTGAATCATGGCTTGCCCACCGATTTTGCTGACCTCAGCAGTGATCTGATCACCCAGTTCAGCCGAGTGGCAACCCAGATCAGTCAGCGACTTCTTGGCATCCTCGGTGCCACCGTCGGAACAACGATCAATCTGGTGATTGTTCTTGTCCTGGCCGTTTTTCTGCTGCTGGGTGGCGACTCGATCACGGCTGGCCTGGCGCTCTGGTTGCCCCTGCGTTGGCGTGGGCTGGTTACCAACACCCTGGATCGCACGTTTCGTGGTTATTTCGCCGGCCAGGTGCTCCTGGCTCTGATCCTCAGTGGAGGTCAGCTGTTGGTCTTCAGCCTGCTGCAGATCCCTTACGGCGTGCTGTTTGCAGTGTTGATCGGATTCACCACTTTGATCCCTTACGCCAGCGCACTGACCATCGTTTTCGTCAGCGCGATCCTTGCGGTTCAGGATCTGCAAACCGGATTCGTCCTGTTAGCAGCCGCCATCACCGTTGGCCAGATTGTGGATCAGGTGATTCAGCCACGCCTGATGGGCAGCATCGTTGGGCTTCAGCCCGCCTGGCTGCTGATCGCATTGCCGCTTGGAGCAAGGTTCGGGGGGATTTTTGGCGTCGGAGATCTTTTGGGCCTGTTGCTGGCCGTCCCGGTGGCGAGCTGCATCAAGACCCTGGCCGATGCAGCCCGAGAGGATTTCAGCGAGCAGGAATCACCCCCCGTTCCTCAAGCGCCTTGA
- the purE gene encoding 5-(carboxyamino)imidazole ribonucleotide mutase, whose translation MTRAAMTSASVRVAVVMGSDSDLPTMEPAAAILRDLGVAVEVRVLSAHRTPLEMVAFAEQARDQGIRVIIAGAGGAAHLPGMVAALTTLPVIGVPVTTKALSGVDSLHSIVQMPGGIPVATVAIGGGLNAGLLAAQILATSDQELAMRLAQHRRSLHDAVVAKDSRLVELGSTTYLDTMTSPHHRS comes from the coding sequence ATGACCAGAGCCGCGATGACCTCAGCATCGGTTCGTGTGGCCGTGGTGATGGGCAGCGATTCCGATCTGCCAACCATGGAGCCTGCTGCAGCAATCTTGCGGGATCTCGGCGTTGCGGTGGAGGTACGCGTCCTCTCAGCCCACCGCACCCCTCTTGAGATGGTGGCCTTCGCGGAACAGGCCAGAGATCAAGGAATCCGCGTGATCATTGCCGGCGCTGGCGGTGCTGCTCATCTACCGGGCATGGTTGCCGCCCTCACCACCTTGCCGGTGATCGGGGTGCCGGTGACGACGAAAGCTTTGTCCGGAGTGGATTCGCTGCACTCGATCGTGCAGATGCCTGGGGGCATCCCTGTTGCGACAGTCGCCATTGGTGGAGGTCTGAATGCAGGGCTGCTGGCGGCGCAGATCCTGGCGACCAGCGATCAGGAGCTCGCCATGCGGCTGGCGCAACACCGCAGGAGCCTTCACGATGCAGTCGTCGCCAAGGATTCCCGCCTGGTGGAGCTGGGCAGCACGACCTATCTCGACACCATGACATCGCCTCACCACCGCTCTTGA
- a CDS encoding N-acetylglucosamine-6-phosphate deacetylase, with protein MRRITDVRLPAPEPGASDSLHWLQLNSRGIIIDIEPTAGDESLAGESWDGDWVSPRGIDLQINGGLGLAFPELKSNDLPRLIELLDRLWADGVEAIAPTLVTCALEPLREALSVLHLARTQHQAGRCRLLGAHLEGPFLAEARRGAHPLAHLAEPSLPALRKRIRGFEEEIALMTLAPELEGADAVIAELQDHSVLVALGHSAAKADEANRAFSQGVGMITHAFNAMPGLHHRAPGPLGEACRRGGIALGLIADGVHVAPTMAVLLQRLAPEQIVLVSDALAPYGLADGEHRWDERVLLVQNGTCRLEDGTLAGVTLPLLEGVKRLASWSDRPGAAIWSATVAPRQTIGLANGLRDSLIGQSLNSLLRWSQSSSGNLTWQSAV; from the coding sequence ATGCGACGGATCACCGATGTGCGTCTGCCGGCCCCCGAGCCAGGGGCATCCGATTCACTCCACTGGCTGCAACTGAACAGCCGCGGGATCATCATCGACATCGAGCCGACCGCAGGCGACGAATCACTTGCTGGTGAGTCCTGGGACGGTGACTGGGTCAGCCCGCGCGGGATCGATCTGCAAATCAATGGCGGGCTGGGCCTGGCCTTTCCGGAACTGAAGAGCAACGATCTGCCGCGCCTGATCGAGCTGCTCGATCGGCTGTGGGCGGATGGTGTTGAAGCCATCGCACCAACGTTGGTGACCTGTGCGCTCGAGCCACTGCGGGAAGCACTCAGCGTCCTGCATCTGGCCAGAACTCAGCATCAGGCCGGTCGCTGTCGCTTGCTGGGAGCCCATCTGGAAGGTCCATTTCTGGCAGAAGCCCGTCGCGGCGCACATCCGCTGGCGCATCTGGCCGAACCGAGCCTCCCGGCACTGAGGAAACGCATCAGAGGCTTTGAAGAGGAGATCGCCCTGATGACCCTGGCTCCAGAGCTGGAGGGCGCCGATGCGGTGATCGCTGAGCTGCAGGACCACAGTGTGCTGGTGGCGCTGGGACACAGCGCTGCCAAGGCAGATGAGGCCAATAGAGCCTTCTCGCAAGGAGTGGGAATGATCACCCATGCCTTCAACGCGATGCCCGGTCTTCACCACAGAGCGCCGGGACCTTTGGGAGAAGCCTGCCGCCGAGGTGGGATTGCCCTCGGGCTAATCGCCGATGGCGTGCATGTGGCACCCACGATGGCTGTGCTGCTGCAGCGCCTTGCACCGGAGCAGATCGTGCTGGTGAGCGATGCCCTGGCCCCTTACGGCCTGGCGGATGGCGAACACCGCTGGGACGAACGGGTGCTGCTGGTGCAGAACGGCACCTGCCGCCTGGAGGATGGAACCCTTGCGGGGGTGACGCTGCCGCTGCTCGAAGGCGTGAAGCGGCTGGCCAGCTGGAGTGATCGCCCCGGCGCAGCCATCTGGAGTGCCACGGTCGCCCCAAGACAGACGATCGGCCTGGCGAACGGCTTGCGCGACAGCCTGATCGGCCAGTCGCTGAACTCGCTGCTGCGCTGGTCACAGAGCAGCTCTGGCAACTTGACCTGGCAGAGCGCTGTTTAG
- the bchM gene encoding magnesium protoporphyrin IX methyltransferase has product MASDQLLEQKQAEKQEVKGYFETTGFDRWNRIYSESDDVNKVQRNIRIGHQKTVDEVLAWIKESDELNEVSFCDAGCGVGSLSLPLAAMGAGSVSASDISEAMAQEAERRAREAGLDMSKLNFFASDLESLSGSFHTVCCLDVFIHYPQQPAEEMVKHLCGLTEERLIVSFAPYTPLLALLKGIGQLFPGPSKTTRAYTLKEEGIVSAAEACGFKLVRRSLNKAPFYFSRLIEFRKA; this is encoded by the coding sequence ATGGCCTCTGATCAGCTGCTTGAGCAGAAACAGGCTGAGAAACAGGAGGTGAAGGGCTACTTCGAAACCACCGGCTTTGATCGCTGGAACCGCATCTACAGCGAAAGCGACGATGTGAACAAGGTTCAGCGCAACATCCGTATCGGTCATCAGAAGACCGTGGATGAAGTGCTGGCCTGGATCAAAGAGAGCGATGAACTCAACGAGGTGAGCTTCTGCGATGCCGGCTGCGGTGTTGGCAGCCTCAGCCTGCCGCTGGCTGCCATGGGCGCTGGATCAGTCAGTGCCAGCGATATTTCCGAAGCCATGGCCCAGGAGGCGGAGCGCCGGGCCCGCGAGGCTGGCCTCGACATGTCGAAATTGAACTTCTTCGCCAGCGACCTGGAAAGCCTGAGCGGCTCGTTCCACACGGTGTGCTGCCTGGACGTGTTCATTCATTACCCCCAGCAACCGGCCGAGGAGATGGTGAAACACCTCTGTGGTCTCACCGAAGAGCGTCTGATCGTGAGCTTTGCGCCCTACACGCCGCTGCTGGCGCTGCTGAAGGGCATCGGCCAGCTCTTTCCAGGCCCCAGCAAGACCACCCGGGCCTACACACTCAAGGAAGAAGGCATTGTGAGCGCCGCCGAAGCCTGCGGCTTCAAGCTGGTGCGCCGCAGCCTGAACAAAGCACCCTTTTATTTCTCCCGCCTGATCGAGTTCCGCAAAGCCTGA
- a CDS encoding S8 family serine peptidase: MAAPMVSGSAAMIWSAKPSLGANDVKHILLKSADKLDTLKPFVKGGNSLHLYKAMLMAHEDDLDAASEDMPFCVPESL; this comes from the coding sequence TTGGCCGCCCCCATGGTGTCTGGATCTGCGGCAATGATCTGGAGTGCAAAACCATCATTGGGGGCTAATGACGTGAAACACATCCTGCTCAAATCTGCAGATAAACTGGACACCCTGAAGCCCTTTGTGAAAGGTGGGAACAGCTTGCACCTCTATAAAGCAATGTTGATGGCACATGAAGATGACCTTGATGCTGCTTCTGAAGATATGCCATTTTGTGTCCCCGAAAGTCTCTGA
- a CDS encoding RNA pseudouridine synthase, which translates to MKTGWREAALNQGWTYHDRVPTAEADIVLSDWLASRYRHSPAELWLERIVNGELDCDGQRLEVDRLLRGGESILWRRAPWLEPAIPDQWETIHDDGDLLVINKPSGLPVMPGGGFLRHTLTSLLEPVGAQPVHRLGRFTSGLQLCARQAKTRAALSRLFRPEGNCCKVYQAWTQRVVGLEPGNTLVVETDVVERQHPLLGWIWGPEPMTAEAIRKRLSARSELRLLERSADGDRLKVTITTGRPHQIRIHLAQLGSPLLGDPLYLLNQGISTTATPGDGGYRLHAWRFEGAGLTLACPPPVGFSPFVWPASSLNVCGVD; encoded by the coding sequence TTGAAAACGGGCTGGCGTGAGGCGGCCCTGAATCAGGGCTGGACCTATCACGACAGGGTGCCAACGGCTGAGGCTGACATCGTCTTGAGCGACTGGCTGGCCAGCCGTTATCGCCACTCCCCTGCGGAGTTGTGGCTTGAGCGGATCGTCAACGGTGAGCTGGATTGCGATGGCCAGCGCCTTGAGGTTGATCGGTTGTTGCGAGGGGGTGAATCGATTCTCTGGCGGCGTGCTCCCTGGTTGGAGCCGGCCATTCCCGATCAGTGGGAGACGATTCACGACGATGGCGACCTGCTCGTGATCAACAAGCCCTCGGGTTTGCCGGTGATGCCGGGGGGTGGCTTTCTGCGCCACACGCTCACGTCACTGTTGGAGCCGGTGGGTGCGCAGCCCGTGCACCGTCTGGGGCGCTTCACCTCAGGGCTACAGCTCTGTGCGCGGCAAGCGAAAACGCGGGCAGCACTGTCGCGGCTTTTCCGGCCGGAGGGGAATTGCTGCAAGGTCTATCAGGCCTGGACCCAGCGGGTTGTGGGGCTCGAACCGGGCAACACGCTTGTGGTGGAAACAGATGTTGTCGAGCGGCAGCATCCACTGCTGGGCTGGATCTGGGGGCCGGAACCCATGACGGCAGAGGCGATTCGGAAGCGGCTCTCTGCCCGATCCGAATTGAGGTTGCTGGAGAGGAGCGCTGATGGTGATCGTTTGAAGGTGACGATCACCACGGGACGACCTCATCAAATTCGTATTCATCTGGCCCAGCTGGGCAGCCCTTTGCTCGGCGATCCGTTGTATTTGCTCAACCAGGGGATTTCAACAACAGCAACACCCGGTGATGGGGGGTATCGGTTGCATGCCTGGCGGTTTGAGGGGGCTGGCCTCACATTGGCTTGCCCTCCACCGGTTGGTTTCAGCCCGTTTGTTTGGCCTGCTTCGTCGTTGAACGTGTGCGGGGTGGATTGA
- a CDS encoding response regulator transcription factor has product MSDAPIPTTDEQEAPAPRLLLVDDEPGLRTAVQAYLEDEGFEVTTAVDGEEGFVKAQQMLPDLVISDVMMPRLDGYGLLKKLRADERLGGTPVIFLTAKGMTADRTQGYLAGVDDYIPKPFDPDELVARVRNVAQRQQRLLQEAARFADTDMGQMAKQITEIRSLLAQAEALPSKEPVVHSFTPREASVLQLVAEGLMNKEIARQLETSIRNVEKYVSRLFNKTGTSSRTELVRYALEHRLVT; this is encoded by the coding sequence ATGAGCGACGCGCCGATTCCAACAACAGACGAACAGGAAGCACCGGCTCCCCGATTGCTGCTTGTCGATGACGAACCTGGGCTGCGCACAGCAGTGCAGGCTTATCTGGAAGACGAAGGCTTTGAAGTCACCACAGCGGTTGATGGTGAGGAGGGTTTTGTCAAAGCCCAGCAGATGCTGCCCGATCTCGTGATCAGCGATGTGATGATGCCGCGCCTGGATGGCTATGGCCTGCTCAAGAAGTTGAGAGCGGATGAACGGCTCGGTGGCACGCCGGTGATCTTCCTCACCGCCAAAGGCATGACGGCGGACCGCACCCAGGGCTACCTCGCTGGCGTTGACGACTACATCCCCAAGCCGTTCGATCCCGATGAGCTGGTGGCAAGAGTGCGCAATGTGGCTCAGCGCCAGCAGCGCTTACTGCAGGAAGCGGCCCGTTTCGCTGACACGGATATGGGTCAGATGGCGAAGCAGATCACTGAAATCCGCTCACTCCTGGCCCAGGCCGAAGCCCTGCCCTCCAAGGAGCCGGTGGTGCACAGCTTCACGCCGCGGGAGGCCAGTGTCCTGCAGCTGGTGGCCGAAGGGTTGATGAACAAGGAGATCGCCCGTCAGCTGGAGACGTCGATCCGCAATGTGGAGAAATACGTGAGCCGCTTGTTCAACAAAACCGGCACCTCCAGCCGCACGGAGCTGGTGCGCTACGCCCTTGAACACCGTCTGGTGACTTGA
- a CDS encoding cysteine desulfurase family protein — protein sequence MQKPSHHGGKNISCELTRAPLAFDYQATTPCAEEVVEAMAPYWSDHWGTPSSRQHRLGLTASAAVSVARKQLAECLAITPERIVFTSGATEANNLALLGRARACGRGHLISVASEHHAVLDPLRQLEREGFSVSLLQPGRDGLLDPKQLEDAVSSDTILVSVMAANNEIGVLQPLSALAAICQANNIAFHCDAAQAFGHIPLQPDALGLDLVSLSAHKLYGPKGIGALIVKDGISLTPLQWGGGQEQDLRAGTVPTPLVVGFAAAARLALADQESRAVRLRGLRDRLWAGLKQNLPQIQLNGPLEPRLPHNLNITAPGINGSRLHRALRPQLQCSSGSACSRGEPSHVLRAIGRSTKDAEASLRLSLGRTTTAGEIDEAIQLITSAIHALSP from the coding sequence GTGCAGAAACCTTCGCACCATGGTGGCAAGAACATCTCCTGTGAACTGACTCGCGCACCCCTCGCTTTCGATTACCAGGCGACCACCCCCTGCGCTGAGGAGGTGGTTGAGGCGATGGCGCCCTACTGGAGCGATCACTGGGGAACCCCCTCCAGCCGGCAGCATCGGCTGGGTCTGACCGCCTCCGCCGCCGTCAGCGTGGCGCGCAAACAGCTGGCGGAATGCCTGGCGATCACTCCGGAGCGGATCGTTTTCACCAGTGGAGCCACAGAGGCCAACAACCTGGCATTGCTCGGCCGGGCTCGTGCCTGTGGCCGTGGCCATCTGATCAGCGTTGCCAGCGAACATCACGCCGTGCTCGATCCGCTGCGGCAACTGGAACGCGAGGGGTTCAGCGTCAGCCTGCTACAGCCCGGGCGCGATGGACTCCTCGACCCGAAACAGCTCGAGGACGCGGTCAGCAGCGACACGATCCTCGTGAGCGTGATGGCAGCCAACAATGAAATCGGCGTTCTGCAGCCGCTCAGCGCTCTAGCGGCGATCTGCCAGGCCAACAACATTGCCTTTCACTGCGATGCGGCCCAGGCCTTTGGGCACATTCCCCTGCAACCGGATGCCCTGGGACTGGACCTGGTGAGCCTGAGCGCCCACAAGCTGTATGGCCCCAAAGGCATCGGCGCCCTGATCGTCAAGGACGGCATCAGCCTCACCCCGCTGCAGTGGGGGGGAGGACAGGAGCAAGATCTGCGTGCTGGAACGGTGCCGACACCCTTGGTTGTGGGCTTTGCAGCGGCCGCCCGCCTGGCTCTGGCCGATCAGGAGTCCCGTGCTGTGCGACTGCGCGGCCTGCGTGATCGACTCTGGGCAGGCTTGAAGCAGAACCTTCCGCAGATTCAACTGAACGGCCCCCTCGAGCCACGTTTGCCGCACAACCTCAACATCACGGCGCCTGGCATCAACGGCAGCCGCCTGCATCGCGCCCTGCGACCTCAACTGCAATGCAGCAGCGGCTCTGCCTGCAGCCGTGGAGAACCATCCCATGTCCTAAGAGCGATTGGCCGCTCCACTAAGGACGCAGAAGCGTCTCTGCGCCTCAGCCTTGGACGGACGACCACGGCCGGCGA